In Tenebrio molitor chromosome 6, icTenMoli1.1, whole genome shotgun sequence, one genomic interval encodes:
- the LOC138134187 gene encoding nucleosome assembly protein 1-like 1 isoform X2 gives MATTKPEHADESLEDSSVEEEETEQKIPNKFMDFTNVLASLESQRNADKLGQVPPVVKRRIKALKKLQLEATNIEAKFFAEVHALECKYHKLYVPMYEKRHSIVNGAYEPTEEESQWPSDDEEENLGNQLKTKAKIDEETNKTPEIIPKSPENTDKPDPLGIPNFWLTIFQNVNLLSEMVQPPDEPILGHLKDIKVDCSENPMSFTLSFHFSPNQYFTNSVLTKEYFMKCEPEEDDPFNFEGPEIYKCKGCTINWNKGMNVTLKTVKKKQKHKSRGVVRTVTKTVQNDSFFNFFAPPELPENAKGEEIDDELRQLLTTDFEIGHYIRERVVPRAVLFYTGEAIEDEDDDYEDDDDLEDTTEDTDSDEKDNDKTAKDANCKQQ, from the exons ATGGCAACTACCAAACCCGAACACGCCGATGAATCTCTTGAAGACTCCTCCGTCGAAGAAGAAGAAACTGAACAGAAAATTCCTAACAAATTCATGGATTTCACCAACGTGTTGGCGTCGCTGGAGAGTCAACGGAATGCCGACAAGCTTGGTCAGGTGCCCCCGGTTGTCAAACGAAGAATCAAAGCTTTGAAAAAACTTCAGCTAGAAGCGACCAACATTGAAGCAAAATTCTTTGCGGAAGTGCACGCTTTGGAATGTAAATATCACAAATTGTACGTGCCAATGTACGAGAAGAGGCACTCGATAGTGAACGGTGCTTACGAGCCGACGGAGGAAGAATCGCAATGGCCTTCAGATGATGAGGAGGAAAATCTGGGGAATCAACTGAAAACTAAGGCCAAGATCGATGAAGAGACCAACAAGACGCCTGAAATTATACCGAAAAGCCCTGAAAACACAGACAAACCAGATCCTCTAGGTATCCCCAATTTCTGGTTGACAATTTTCCAGAATGTCAATCTGCTGTCAGAGATGGTGCAGCCTCCCGACGAGCCCATCCTCGGCCACCTGAAAGACATCAAAGTCGATTGTTCGGAAAACCCGATG AGTTTCACTCTTTCATTCCACTTCTCTCCAAACCAATATTTCACCAATTCTGTGTTgacaaaagaatattttatgaagTGCGAGCCGGAAGAAGACGATCCTTTCAACTTTGAAGGTCCCGAAATTTACAAGTGTAAAGGCTGCACCATCAACTGGAACAAGGGCATGAATGTTACACTGAAAACCGTGAAGAAGAAGCAGAAGCATAAGAGTCGCGGTGTCGTCCGTACGGTTACTAAAACCGTGCAGAATGATtccttctttaatttcttcgcCCCGCCTGAACTGCCTGAAAATGCCAAAGGAGAAGAGATCGACGACGAATTGCGTCAATTGTTAACTACCGATTTTGAAATTGGTCACTACATTAGGGAAAGAGTCGTCCCCCGCGCCGTATTGTTCTACACAGGCGAGGCCATAGAAGATGAAGACGATGACTACGAGGACGACGACGATCTTGAAGACACAACCGAGGACACCGACTCTGATGAAAAGGATAATGACAAAACCGCCAAAGACGCGAATtgtaaacaacaataa
- the LOC138134187 gene encoding nucleosome assembly protein 1-like 1 isoform X1, which yields MVYKSDPREKMATTKPEHADESLEDSSVEEEETEQKIPNKFMDFTNVLASLESQRNADKLGQVPPVVKRRIKALKKLQLEATNIEAKFFAEVHALECKYHKLYVPMYEKRHSIVNGAYEPTEEESQWPSDDEEENLGNQLKTKAKIDEETNKTPEIIPKSPENTDKPDPLGIPNFWLTIFQNVNLLSEMVQPPDEPILGHLKDIKVDCSENPMSFTLSFHFSPNQYFTNSVLTKEYFMKCEPEEDDPFNFEGPEIYKCKGCTINWNKGMNVTLKTVKKKQKHKSRGVVRTVTKTVQNDSFFNFFAPPELPENAKGEEIDDELRQLLTTDFEIGHYIRERVVPRAVLFYTGEAIEDEDDDYEDDDDLEDTTEDTDSDEKDNDKTAKDANCKQQ from the exons ATGGTATACAAGAGTGACCCTCGAG AAAAAATGGCAACTACCAAACCCGAACACGCCGATGAATCTCTTGAAGACTCCTCCGTCGAAGAAGAAGAAACTGAACAGAAAATTCCTAACAAATTCATGGATTTCACCAACGTGTTGGCGTCGCTGGAGAGTCAACGGAATGCCGACAAGCTTGGTCAGGTGCCCCCGGTTGTCAAACGAAGAATCAAAGCTTTGAAAAAACTTCAGCTAGAAGCGACCAACATTGAAGCAAAATTCTTTGCGGAAGTGCACGCTTTGGAATGTAAATATCACAAATTGTACGTGCCAATGTACGAGAAGAGGCACTCGATAGTGAACGGTGCTTACGAGCCGACGGAGGAAGAATCGCAATGGCCTTCAGATGATGAGGAGGAAAATCTGGGGAATCAACTGAAAACTAAGGCCAAGATCGATGAAGAGACCAACAAGACGCCTGAAATTATACCGAAAAGCCCTGAAAACACAGACAAACCAGATCCTCTAGGTATCCCCAATTTCTGGTTGACAATTTTCCAGAATGTCAATCTGCTGTCAGAGATGGTGCAGCCTCCCGACGAGCCCATCCTCGGCCACCTGAAAGACATCAAAGTCGATTGTTCGGAAAACCCGATG AGTTTCACTCTTTCATTCCACTTCTCTCCAAACCAATATTTCACCAATTCTGTGTTgacaaaagaatattttatgaagTGCGAGCCGGAAGAAGACGATCCTTTCAACTTTGAAGGTCCCGAAATTTACAAGTGTAAAGGCTGCACCATCAACTGGAACAAGGGCATGAATGTTACACTGAAAACCGTGAAGAAGAAGCAGAAGCATAAGAGTCGCGGTGTCGTCCGTACGGTTACTAAAACCGTGCAGAATGATtccttctttaatttcttcgcCCCGCCTGAACTGCCTGAAAATGCCAAAGGAGAAGAGATCGACGACGAATTGCGTCAATTGTTAACTACCGATTTTGAAATTGGTCACTACATTAGGGAAAGAGTCGTCCCCCGCGCCGTATTGTTCTACACAGGCGAGGCCATAGAAGATGAAGACGATGACTACGAGGACGACGACGATCTTGAAGACACAACCGAGGACACCGACTCTGATGAAAAGGATAATGACAAAACCGCCAAAGACGCGAATtgtaaacaacaataa
- the LOC138134188 gene encoding histone deacetylase 8-like codes for MNREKKIIYIYSDNLRRQCDRLPTMLNRASMVQDLIRSYGLTSNNKMLVVQSLDATEDELKLFHSSSYIDFLKSVNDTDDFDENGEEQDEFGLGYDCPLLERTYDFVKTVAGGSLTAAKLLAKSKCEIAINWFGGWHHAQRDSAAGFCYVNDIVLAIHKLTEKFHKILYVDLDIHHGDGVQNAFEYSNKILTLSFHKLMPGFYPGTGKLEDVGSSKGKYYSINVPFLEGISNTTYLKVFSDVFPRVMEAFQPEALVVQCGADSLNGDEVGQSNLTIETIGHCIKNVLGYKKPTLFCGGGGYNFPNSARLWTYLTSVIIGQELDNDIPDTSEFFTHYQPTYELHIDKGKQKDFNTEKYVTEMRATVLAYCDFIQTDQR; via the exons ATGAACcgagaaaagaaaataatttacatctACAGCGATAATTTGCGCCGACAGTGTGATCGACTACCAACAATGTTGAATAGA GCGTCAATGGTGCAAGATCTAATTAGATCATATGGGCTTAcatctaataataaaatgttagtGGTACAAAGTCTGGATGCAACTGAAGatgaattgaaattatttcattcatcCAGTTacatcgattttttaaaaagtgtaaaTGATACTGATGATTTTGATGAAAATGGTGAAGAACAAGATGAATTTGGCCTAGGATATGATTGTCCTCTTCTTGAAAGAACTTATGATTTTGTGAAGACAGTAGCAGGGGGTTCATTAACTGCAGCTAAATTATTAGCTAAGAGTAAATGTGAGATAGCAATTAATTGGTTTGGTGGTTGGCATCATGCCCAAAG gGACTCAGCAGCAGGTTTTTGTTATGTAAATGACATTGTTTTGGCCATTcataaattaacagaaaaattccataaaattttatatgtaGATTTGGACATCCATCAtg GTGATGGTGTTCAAAATGCTTTTGAATAtagtaacaaaattttaacactGTCATTTCATAAATTAATGCCAGGTTTCTACCCTGGAACTGGTAAGCTTGAAGATGTTGGAAGCTCCAAGGGAAAGTACTATTCCATAAATGTCCCATTTTTGGAAGGTATCAGCAACACAACTTATCTCAAGGTGTTTTCTGATGTTTTCCCAAGAGTAATGGAAGCTTTTCAACCTGAAGCATTGGTGGTTCAATGTGGAGCAGATTCTCTGAATGGTGATGAAGTAGGGCAGAGTAATTTAACAATAGAGACAATTGGAcattgtattaaaaatgtgttggGGTACAAAAAGCCAACACTATTTTGCGGTGGGGGTGGATATAATTTTCCCAACAGTGCAAGACTGTGGACTTACTTAACTTCAGTAATTATTGGTCAAGAGTTAGACAATGATATACCAGATACTAGTGAG TTTTTTACACATTATCAGCCCACATATGAATTACACATTGATAAAGGAAAACAGAAGGATTTTAACACTGAAAAATATGTAACTGAAATGAGAGCAACTGTTTTAGCTTATTGTGATTTTATACAGACTGATCAAAGATAG